The following are encoded together in the Robertmurraya sp. FSL R5-0851 genome:
- a CDS encoding DUF3231 family protein, giving the protein MENDHLKLTASEIGTLWGEYVNGTMIEVVNRYMLSILEDESIKKVFEMAIETWEKQKKQIVSFIEKEGFPVPIGFNESDLNKGVERLFSDTFCLNYLHIMTINGLWGHTTALSVSVRKDLREFYNSCDDDAKRMYDLTIELLLNKGKFQRDPYFYPSESPEFISTNDFIDGFFGKGRQLSASELISLSLNIKKSIMAKSLSIGFSQVTGSKEVRKFFEELEEATDGNIQALSKIMNKDNLPVPMSWESEVTMSKESPFSDKLMLYHMGFLAQAAQVYYGTGLATAMRTDLGAVYEKAILKTLALTKNWFDMMVKNKWLEQPPLAPNRKELAQDK; this is encoded by the coding sequence GTGGAAAATGATCATTTAAAACTTACAGCTTCCGAGATCGGAACACTTTGGGGTGAGTATGTAAACGGAACAATGATTGAAGTAGTAAATAGGTATATGCTTTCTATTTTGGAGGATGAATCAATAAAAAAGGTTTTTGAAATGGCTATCGAGACATGGGAAAAGCAAAAGAAGCAGATTGTTTCCTTCATTGAGAAAGAGGGTTTTCCCGTTCCTATTGGTTTTAATGAGTCCGACCTTAATAAAGGTGTAGAGAGATTATTTTCTGATACATTCTGCTTAAATTATCTACATATTATGACGATAAATGGTTTGTGGGGTCATACAACTGCTTTAAGTGTTTCTGTCAGAAAAGATCTTCGGGAATTTTACAACTCATGTGATGATGATGCAAAAAGAATGTACGATTTAACCATTGAGCTATTGCTGAACAAAGGAAAATTTCAAAGAGACCCGTATTTCTATCCTAGCGAGAGCCCTGAGTTTATTTCTACTAATGATTTTATAGATGGATTCTTCGGAAAAGGAAGGCAATTATCTGCTTCAGAATTAATTAGTCTTTCTCTTAACATTAAAAAGAGCATTATGGCAAAATCCCTTTCCATTGGATTCAGTCAAGTCACAGGTTCAAAGGAAGTAAGAAAGTTTTTCGAGGAACTAGAAGAAGCGACAGATGGGAACATACAAGCTCTTTCAAAAATAATGAACAAAGATAATTTGCCAGTTCCAATGTCGTGGGAATCAGAGGTAACCATGTCAAAAGAATCTCCTTTTTCAGATAAATTAATGCTATACCATATGGGGTTCTTGGCTCAGGCTGCACAAGTATATTACGGGACAGGCCTAGCAACGGCCATGCGAACAGACTTAGGTGCCGTATATGAAAAAGCCATTCTAAAAACATTAGCCCTTACTAAAAACTGGTTTGATATGATGGTGAAGAACAAATGGTTAGAACAGCCACCACTTGCTCCCAATAGAAAAGAACTGGCACAAGATAAATAA
- a CDS encoding galactokinase, which produces MEKHELFNKFVEIFKVEDQVRLFFSPGRINLIGEHTDYNGGNVFPAAITFGTYGVVREREDRLVRLYSENFPDKGIIEFSLDALEYDTAHNWANYPKGMIRYVQESFGALRNGFELLIHGNIPNGAGLSSSASLEMLMGVILDEVYNLKIARVELVKLGQKVENKFIGVNSGIMDQFAIGMGKENCGILLDCQTLTYEYAPLNLENHKIIIMNTNKRRELADSKYNERRAQCEEALHRLQAKLNIEALGSLTEEQFEANRELIGDELLEKRAKHAVYENARTIKALTALKDENLAYFGELMNASHTSLKDDYEVTGIELDTLVSAAWSQEGTIGARMTGAGFGGCAIALVDKNCVDLFIKEVGESYKERIGYEATFYVASIGDGTKELKGELIR; this is translated from the coding sequence ATGGAAAAACACGAATTATTTAATAAGTTTGTAGAGATATTTAAAGTAGAAGATCAGGTTCGCCTCTTTTTTTCACCAGGGCGAATTAATCTTATTGGGGAGCACACGGATTACAATGGAGGAAATGTGTTTCCGGCTGCCATCACCTTCGGAACGTATGGAGTGGTAAGGGAAAGGGAAGATCGTTTGGTGCGACTGTATTCAGAGAACTTCCCGGACAAGGGAATCATTGAATTCTCACTTGACGCTTTGGAATATGATACCGCTCATAATTGGGCCAATTATCCAAAAGGAATGATTCGCTACGTCCAGGAGAGCTTCGGTGCTCTTCGAAACGGATTTGAACTTTTGATCCATGGGAACATTCCAAATGGTGCGGGTCTGTCGTCTTCTGCGTCACTAGAAATGTTGATGGGAGTCATACTTGATGAGGTATACAATCTGAAAATCGCCCGAGTAGAGCTGGTGAAGCTTGGACAGAAGGTAGAAAACAAGTTTATTGGTGTCAACAGTGGCATCATGGATCAGTTTGCGATTGGCATGGGGAAAGAAAACTGTGGAATATTACTAGACTGTCAGACTCTTACTTACGAATATGCGCCTCTTAATCTAGAAAACCACAAAATTATTATTATGAATACGAATAAGCGTCGAGAATTAGCCGACTCGAAGTACAACGAGCGCCGAGCACAATGTGAAGAAGCCCTTCATCGTTTACAAGCTAAATTGAACATCGAGGCATTAGGTAGTTTAACGGAAGAACAATTTGAGGCCAATCGTGAGTTGATTGGAGATGAACTTCTAGAAAAACGAGCAAAGCATGCCGTGTATGAAAATGCTCGTACGATTAAGGCGTTGACAGCTCTAAAAGATGAAAATCTTGCTTACTTTGGAGAACTGATGAATGCTTCTCATACTTCTCTTAAAGATGATTACGAAGTAACAGGAATTGAACTAGATACACTTGTAAGTGCGGCTTGGAGTCAAGAAGGGACAATAGGTGCCAGAATGACGGGGGCAGGGTTTGGAGGCTGTGCCATTGCTCTTGTAGACAAGAATTGTGTTGATTTGTTTATTAAAGAAGTCGGTGAAAGCTATAAAGAGAGAATTGGATATGAAGCAACCTTCTATGTAGCGAGTATTGGGGACGGAACGAAAGAACTTAAGGGAGAGTTGATACGATGA
- the galE gene encoding UDP-glucose 4-epimerase GalE, with product MSVLVLGGAGYIGSHAVHQLIDQGYKVVVIDNLQTGHEQAVHPQAIFYKGDIREKEFLTSVFQKEKIEGVLHFAANSLVGESMEKPLLYFDNNVYGTQVLLEVMNAFDVKNIVFSSTAATYGDQKIMPITEDTPTLPTNAYGETKLTMEKMLKWCNGAYDMKFVALRYFNVAGARATGEVGEDHTPETHLIPLVLQVALEQREFISVFGDDYDTPDGTCIRDYVHVEDLIAAHILALKYLENGGESNVFNLGSNQGFSVLEIIETARKITGHAIPEKIVARRAGDPATLIASSEKAKQILGWSPMRTNIDQIIEDAWSWHQSHPNGYEK from the coding sequence ATGAGCGTATTAGTATTAGGAGGGGCAGGATATATTGGTTCGCACGCAGTACACCAGCTAATCGATCAAGGATACAAGGTGGTTGTGATTGATAATCTTCAAACCGGGCATGAACAGGCCGTTCATCCTCAAGCTATTTTTTATAAAGGTGATATAAGAGAGAAAGAATTTTTAACCTCTGTTTTTCAAAAGGAAAAAATTGAAGGGGTTCTCCATTTTGCAGCCAATTCCCTTGTTGGTGAATCGATGGAAAAGCCACTACTGTATTTTGATAATAATGTATATGGGACGCAAGTATTACTGGAAGTGATGAATGCCTTCGATGTGAAAAATATTGTCTTCTCATCAACTGCAGCCACGTATGGTGATCAAAAAATCATGCCGATTACAGAGGATACTCCAACACTTCCGACCAATGCCTATGGAGAGACGAAGTTAACCATGGAAAAAATGCTGAAATGGTGCAATGGTGCTTACGATATGAAGTTTGTTGCGCTTCGCTACTTTAATGTGGCGGGAGCAAGAGCTACTGGAGAAGTGGGAGAAGACCATACACCAGAAACTCATCTCATTCCGTTAGTGTTACAAGTGGCTCTTGAACAAAGAGAGTTCATCTCTGTGTTCGGGGATGACTACGATACACCCGATGGAACGTGTATCCGTGATTATGTTCATGTAGAGGATTTAATTGCTGCCCATATTCTTGCTTTAAAGTATTTAGAAAATGGTGGAGAAAGCAATGTATTTAATCTTGGCAGTAACCAAGGATTCTCCGTGTTGGAAATTATTGAGACAGCAAGGAAAATTACAGGGCATGCTATCCCTGAAAAAATCGTGGCAAGAAGAGCAGGTGATCCAGCAACGTTAATTGCTTCTTCTGAAAAAGCAAAACAGATTCTAGGTTGGAGCCCTATGCGTACAAATATTGATCAAATTATTGAGGACGCATGGAGCTGGCATCAGTCACATCCAAATGGGTACGAAAAGTAA
- the galT gene encoding UDP-glucose--hexose-1-phosphate uridylyltransferase translates to MEIHALIQSLLDQSMECEMIDREDEIYARNQLMSLLQLAEFPEKMDGIKGVSIPEILEQMVQYAFEKRMVGILDADKEIFSSKLMNVLVQRPSDVNRRFYRNYEKDPTCATEYFYQLSQNSNYIQTKSIAKNISYKTDTPYGELDITINLSKPEKDPKQIALEKEKKQDVQYPKCLLCEENEGYEGRIGHPARSNHRMIRLELEGEPWYLQYSPYVYYNEHCIVLSKEHRDMKISRKGFERLLSFVEKFPHYFVGSNADLPIVGGSILTHDHYQGGNYEFAMARADEEYSFQMKKFLNVSAATVKWPMSVIRLRSRMKEELIQAADYILTSWKGYSDEKVDIHAFSGDTPHNTITPIARMREGQFEIDLVLRNNRTSEKHPLGIFHPHSDVHHIKKENIGLIEVMGLAVLPARLKEELEEVKAYLLGRSERVKDYHLSWAQELKSKYGTEWSDDTAEEMLRREVGLKFQRVLEDAGVFKRDTNGQVAFRCFCESL, encoded by the coding sequence ATGGAAATACATGCTTTGATTCAATCACTACTTGATCAATCAATGGAATGTGAAATGATTGATCGAGAAGATGAAATATATGCAAGAAACCAACTCATGTCTCTTTTACAACTAGCTGAATTTCCTGAGAAAATGGATGGGATAAAGGGAGTAAGTATTCCAGAGATATTAGAGCAAATGGTTCAGTATGCTTTTGAAAAAAGAATGGTTGGAATCCTCGATGCAGATAAAGAAATCTTTTCAAGCAAGCTCATGAATGTTCTAGTTCAAAGACCTTCGGATGTGAATCGCCGTTTTTATCGAAATTATGAAAAAGATCCAACCTGCGCAACAGAGTACTTTTATCAATTAAGTCAAAACAGCAATTATATCCAAACAAAAAGTATTGCAAAGAACATTAGTTATAAAACAGACACGCCATACGGAGAATTAGATATTACCATCAATCTGTCGAAGCCAGAAAAGGATCCAAAGCAAATTGCCCTGGAAAAAGAGAAAAAGCAGGATGTGCAGTATCCGAAATGTCTTCTATGTGAGGAGAACGAGGGCTACGAGGGTCGAATTGGACACCCAGCTCGCTCCAATCATCGAATGATTCGACTAGAGTTAGAGGGTGAGCCCTGGTATCTTCAGTATTCACCATATGTGTATTATAACGAACATTGTATCGTGCTCTCCAAAGAGCATCGAGATATGAAAATATCCCGAAAAGGATTTGAAAGATTACTATCGTTCGTCGAAAAGTTTCCACATTATTTCGTTGGCTCAAACGCGGATCTTCCCATTGTAGGTGGATCGATTTTAACTCATGATCACTACCAAGGAGGGAATTATGAGTTTGCGATGGCACGAGCCGACGAAGAGTATTCTTTTCAGATGAAGAAATTCTTAAATGTATCTGCGGCAACGGTCAAGTGGCCGATGTCGGTTATTCGCTTACGATCACGAATGAAAGAAGAACTCATTCAAGCAGCGGATTATATTTTGACTAGCTGGAAGGGTTACTCAGATGAAAAGGTGGATATTCATGCCTTTTCCGGAGACACGCCGCATAATACGATTACTCCAATTGCTAGGATGAGAGAAGGGCAATTTGAGATAGATTTAGTGTTAAGAAATAACCGAACGAGTGAAAAGCATCCGTTAGGAATCTTCCATCCGCACAGCGATGTTCATCACATAAAGAAAGAGAATATTGGATTAATAGAGGTCATGGGTCTTGCGGTTCTCCCTGCTAGATTGAAGGAAGAATTAGAGGAAGTAAAAGCGTATTTATTAGGAAGGTCTGAACGAGTAAAAGACTATCATCTCTCATGGGCTCAGGAATTAAAGAGTAAGTACGGAACAGAATGGTCGGATGATACGGCAGAAGAAATGCTAAGAAGAGAAGTAGGCTTGAAATTCCAACGAGTGCTTGAGGATGCGGGAGTATTTAAAAGAGATACAAATGGTCAAGTGGCCTTTCGATGTTTCTGCGAGAGTTTATAA
- a CDS encoding aldose epimerase family protein, which yields MKISESVVGRHDGQTIVAHTIENAAGMQVTSLNYGCTITRIVVPDKRGNLENVVLGFDTVEEYQANSAYFGSVIGRHAGRIAGGCIELDGITYELAKNNNGNHLHGGLKGFDQKVWDVEVVQEKDSVSLCYRYESKEGEEGYPGNVRVSVTYTVTNANEILLSYEGMSDARTVLNMTNHTYFNLSGDLKRTALDHTLKIKSDHFLELNDSLIPTGELIHVDHTVFDFRDGRKIQEGVVSEHPQNVLVGNGYDHPFMLRSNQSEPITLYDEESGRLLVVETNEPAVVLYTGTQLGNDYDIRGRKSEKYLGLCLETQGVPDAIHHSHFPSTVIEKDQVYCSETKWSFKIK from the coding sequence ATGAAAATATCAGAGTCAGTAGTTGGCAGGCACGATGGTCAAACCATCGTAGCACATACGATTGAAAATGCGGCAGGCATGCAAGTCACCTCTCTCAACTATGGGTGTACCATTACGAGAATTGTGGTACCAGACAAGAGAGGGAACCTTGAAAACGTTGTGTTAGGGTTTGATACAGTCGAAGAGTATCAAGCGAATTCAGCTTATTTTGGTTCTGTCATTGGAAGACATGCTGGCAGGATTGCTGGAGGTTGTATTGAACTCGACGGAATCACCTATGAACTAGCCAAAAATAACAATGGAAATCATCTGCATGGTGGATTAAAAGGGTTTGATCAAAAGGTCTGGGATGTTGAAGTAGTGCAAGAAAAGGATTCAGTCAGTCTTTGTTATCGATACGAAAGCAAGGAAGGAGAAGAAGGCTATCCTGGAAATGTACGTGTATCAGTCACATATACAGTAACAAATGCGAATGAGATTCTTCTTAGCTATGAAGGAATGAGTGATGCACGAACCGTCCTTAATATGACAAATCATACGTATTTTAACTTGAGTGGTGACTTAAAACGAACCGCCTTGGATCACACACTGAAGATAAAGAGTGATCACTTTCTTGAATTAAATGATTCTTTAATTCCAACTGGCGAATTGATACATGTCGATCATACAGTATTTGATTTTCGTGACGGTAGGAAGATTCAAGAAGGAGTGGTTTCAGAACATCCTCAAAACGTACTCGTTGGCAATGGCTATGATCATCCCTTTATGTTAAGAAGTAACCAGTCAGAACCAATCACATTATATGATGAAGAGAGTGGCCGTCTATTAGTTGTTGAAACGAATGAACCGGCCGTTGTCCTCTATACTGGCACACAGCTAGGAAACGATTATGACATTCGTGGTAGAAAGTCAGAAAAATACTTAGGATTATGTTTGGAGACACAAGGAGTTCCTGATGCTATTCATCATTCACACTTTCCGAGTACAGTGATAGAGAAAGATCAAGTGTACTGTTCGGAAACAAAATGGTCGTTTAAAATAAAATAA
- a CDS encoding bile acid:sodium symporter family protein, which produces MKALEKAGIFAGNTFAYWVLLFAGLALLFPTGFTWIGPHIPLLLGVIMFGMGMTLSVNDFKEVFRHPKSVFIGVLAQYLIMPLLAFGLAYGLGLPPEVAVGVILVGACPGGTSSNVMTYLARGNTALSVSITSVSTLLAPLLTPAITLLLASKWLPVSLSAMFISVVKIVLVPIILGLIVKTLFRTQVEKSVKALPLVSVIGIVAIVAAVVSGSKEKILESGLLILAVVILHNALGYLLGFLAAKVLKMDYSDQKAVSIEVGMQNSGLAAALAAAHFSPLAAVPGAIFSVWHNVSGSLLANYWGKKAEKANNSQNATGDSVEIQK; this is translated from the coding sequence ATGAAAGCATTAGAAAAAGCAGGAATCTTTGCAGGTAATACCTTTGCTTATTGGGTGCTACTTTTTGCAGGGTTGGCATTATTATTTCCTACAGGTTTTACTTGGATTGGTCCTCATATCCCATTATTATTGGGAGTGATCATGTTTGGAATGGGTATGACATTATCGGTTAATGATTTTAAAGAGGTTTTCAGGCATCCCAAATCCGTATTTATCGGCGTATTGGCACAGTATTTAATCATGCCATTACTAGCATTTGGACTGGCATATGGACTTGGTTTACCTCCTGAAGTTGCTGTAGGTGTGATTCTAGTTGGAGCTTGTCCAGGCGGAACATCTTCTAACGTTATGACTTATTTAGCAAGAGGGAACACGGCCTTATCTGTATCGATTACATCTGTTTCAACCTTATTAGCACCGTTATTAACTCCGGCTATCACTCTTTTATTAGCAAGTAAATGGTTACCAGTGTCACTAAGCGCTATGTTTATATCTGTTGTCAAAATCGTTCTTGTACCGATTATCTTAGGATTAATTGTGAAAACTTTGTTCCGCACTCAAGTTGAGAAAAGCGTTAAAGCTCTTCCATTAGTGTCTGTTATCGGAATCGTGGCCATTGTGGCAGCGGTTGTTAGCGGGAGCAAAGAGAAGATTCTTGAAAGTGGGTTATTGATTTTAGCAGTTGTTATTTTACACAATGCATTAGGGTATCTATTAGGTTTCCTAGCAGCTAAAGTGTTGAAAATGGATTACAGTGACCAAAAAGCGGTTTCTATTGAAGTGGGAATGCAAAACTCTGGACTTGCTGCCGCATTGGCTGCTGCACACTTCTCTCCACTCGCAGCTGTACCAGGAGCAATCTTCAGCGTATGGCACAATGTATCAGGCTCACTTCTTGCAAATTATTGGGGAAAGAAAGCTGAAAAAGCAAATAATAGTCAAAATGCAACTGGAGACTCAGTAGAAATTCAAAAATAG
- a CDS encoding SWIM zinc finger family protein — protein sequence MNLQNFEENINEVILARGKKYYDQDHIEKLEEVNSNHYIFQVSGTYDYTVHIFLTDTGEMKDTYCDCPYDQGEFCKHQVAAFYALRYEKGRKEEKTESTQLVIQENKSELESILSRLNKQELLKIIIDIADEHALIEKRLLARYTPVKDEVESSKKLIKEYIKQYKRRGFIQWNEVYEALQGANITLEKAEEKIAESDALRAVQLSMIVLSSVVEMLQFCDDSNGYVGDVIRGSLNMIHQAVDIHANSLDEKQKENLYLSIMKEAMRPYYDDWSEWRIDLLRSCIPLCDTDKRRIKLNKLLEDMLKTVKSDAWSDKYETQAIKLLQLQLIEQLEGKEKGLKFIYSNLQYSDFRERAILHLLEEKKFKEVVQLCEEGIKIDRQYRGIIYEWKKYQLEAFEGLGDIDKQKEIMVSFLYDNRYEYYSRLKQLFSANEWPEFLEEIVKTFKEDRYAPSAYVEILKEEKMSSHLLEYCSKNLDSIKQLYPYLVDEYFDEVNKLFIKYIELQSEQSGDRKKYRNICSLIKLYKKVCGTTHFQMLIDHLKEEYKRRPTFIDELNKISS from the coding sequence ATGAACCTTCAAAACTTTGAAGAGAATATAAATGAAGTGATCTTAGCTCGTGGAAAAAAATACTATGACCAGGATCACATCGAGAAGTTGGAAGAAGTGAATAGTAACCATTATATTTTTCAAGTTTCGGGAACCTATGACTATACGGTTCATATTTTTCTAACGGATACAGGAGAGATGAAAGATACATATTGTGATTGTCCATATGACCAGGGAGAGTTCTGTAAGCACCAAGTAGCTGCGTTTTATGCCTTACGATATGAGAAGGGAAGAAAAGAAGAAAAAACAGAGTCTACTCAACTAGTTATACAAGAAAACAAATCAGAATTAGAATCGATTCTTTCGAGATTAAATAAACAAGAGTTATTAAAAATTATCATAGATATTGCAGATGAACACGCTTTAATTGAGAAGAGACTTTTGGCTAGATATACACCTGTAAAGGATGAAGTTGAATCTAGTAAAAAGTTAATAAAGGAGTACATTAAACAATACAAGCGACGTGGATTTATACAGTGGAATGAGGTGTATGAAGCACTACAGGGAGCTAATATAACCCTAGAAAAAGCAGAAGAAAAGATAGCTGAATCTGATGCATTAAGAGCTGTTCAGCTAAGTATGATTGTTTTATCGAGTGTAGTAGAAATGCTTCAATTTTGTGATGATTCGAATGGCTATGTAGGAGATGTCATCAGGGGAAGTTTGAATATGATACATCAGGCAGTAGATATTCATGCTAATAGTTTGGATGAGAAACAAAAAGAAAATTTATATTTAAGCATTATGAAAGAAGCAATGCGACCTTATTATGACGATTGGAGCGAGTGGAGAATCGATCTCTTAAGAAGCTGTATACCTCTGTGTGATACGGATAAGAGAAGGATAAAGCTTAATAAACTGTTGGAGGATATGTTAAAAACAGTAAAAAGTGATGCCTGGAGTGATAAATATGAAACACAAGCCATTAAACTTCTTCAGCTTCAACTCATTGAACAATTAGAGGGAAAGGAAAAAGGATTGAAGTTCATTTATTCTAACTTGCAGTATAGTGATTTTAGAGAAAGAGCTATTTTGCACTTGTTAGAAGAAAAAAAATTCAAAGAAGTGGTCCAGCTGTGCGAAGAAGGGATAAAAATTGATAGACAATATAGAGGAATTATTTATGAGTGGAAAAAGTATCAACTTGAAGCCTTTGAAGGTCTCGGTGATATAGATAAACAAAAAGAAATCATGGTAAGTTTTTTATATGATAATAGGTATGAATATTACTCAAGGTTAAAACAACTATTTTCAGCAAATGAGTGGCCTGAATTTCTTGAAGAAATAGTCAAGACTTTTAAGGAGGATAGATATGCACCATCTGCTTATGTTGAAATATTAAAAGAAGAGAAAATGAGTAGTCATCTTCTTGAATATTGTTCTAAGAACTTGGATTCAATAAAACAGTTATATCCATATCTAGTCGATGAGTACTTCGATGAGGTAAATAAACTATTCATAAAATATATTGAGCTTCAGTCAGAACAATCAGGTGATCGAAAAAAATATAGAAATATTTGCAGCCTTATTAAGCTTTATAAAAAGGTATGTGGTACGACCCATTTTCAAATGCTAATCGATCATTTAAAAGAAGAGTATAAAAGAAGACCTACATTTATTGATGAACTTAATAAGATAAGTTCATAA